The proteins below come from a single Bacteroidota bacterium genomic window:
- a CDS encoding ATP-binding protein, whose translation MKTLFNTISFRLFLTLLLVMGVLLGTYIYFTLQSQEEHMMTYLKINSSRLSDFIKGSTRYGMLLNRREDTHQIINRLGIEPGIEVIRVFNKKGEIMFSSLKEEIGTSVDMTAEACYVCHAAEKPIESVPEKSRARIVTRPDGHRSLGLINPIKNEVDCSTANCHAHPSETKVLGVLDIKMSLDQLDQNIQEAQDQVFAFSIIIILLINIVSAIFIRQLVHKPVHQLIDGAKAISEKNLNYKIPITSKTEIGELADAFNDMTDKLKRAYDEIKDWSISLENKVDEKTDELKRAHAHLIQIEKMASLGQLSATVAHELNNPLEGIITLTKLQVKRLNKDNLTKDDYENISQDLNFVAEESLRCGNIVKNLLLFSRQQVEEFKDSNLAQITERSIMLIAHHMQMHDIKLVRDFKLTNPIIFCSAAQIQQATIALMINSIEAMPSSGTLTIKMFDTDADHISIQITDTGHGIQSEIQEQIFEPFFTTKEDGKGVGLGLSVVYGIVNAHKGKITVDSVVGQGTTFNIVLPRENKNRQT comes from the coding sequence ATGAAAACTTTATTCAATACTATCTCATTTCGGCTCTTCTTAACATTACTATTGGTGATGGGTGTTTTATTAGGGACATATATTTATTTTACTCTCCAATCGCAAGAAGAGCATATGATGACTTACTTGAAGATAAATTCAAGCCGCCTCAGCGATTTTATCAAAGGTTCAACTCGATACGGGATGCTGCTAAACCGACGCGAAGATACTCATCAAATTATCAATCGTCTTGGGATAGAACCGGGAATTGAAGTCATCCGGGTTTTTAATAAAAAAGGAGAGATAATGTTTTCGAGTCTTAAGGAGGAAATCGGGACGAGTGTTGATATGACCGCCGAAGCATGTTACGTTTGCCACGCTGCCGAAAAACCGATTGAGTCAGTTCCTGAAAAAAGTCGTGCTCGTATAGTTACACGTCCCGATGGACACCGTTCGTTAGGATTAATCAATCCGATAAAAAATGAAGTCGATTGTTCAACTGCCAACTGTCATGCACATCCTTCTGAAACTAAAGTGTTAGGTGTATTAGATATTAAAATGTCGCTCGACCAACTTGATCAAAATATTCAAGAGGCACAGGATCAGGTATTTGCATTTTCAATTATTATCATCTTGTTGATTAATATTGTATCGGCAATATTCATCAGGCAATTAGTGCACAAACCTGTTCATCAGTTGATAGATGGAGCAAAAGCAATTTCAGAAAAGAATCTGAATTATAAAATTCCTATCACTTCAAAAACAGAAATCGGTGAACTCGCCGATGCGTTTAATGATATGACTGATAAATTGAAAAGAGCTTACGACGAAATTAAAGACTGGTCAATAAGTCTTGAAAATAAAGTCGATGAAAAGACAGACGAATTAAAACGTGCACATGCCCATCTAATTCAAATCGAAAAAATGGCATCGCTTGGACAGCTTTCCGCAACAGTAGCTCATGAACTTAACAATCCGCTTGAGGGTATAATTACACTAACAAAACTTCAGGTGAAAAGATTGAATAAAGATAATTTGACAAAAGATGATTATGAAAATATATCACAAGATTTAAATTTTGTCGCTGAAGAATCGCTCCGTTGCGGTAACATCGTAAAAAATCTCTTATTGTTTTCAAGACAGCAAGTTGAAGAATTTAAAGACTCAAACCTCGCACAGATTACAGAGCGGAGTATTATGTTGATTGCCCACCATATGCAGATGCATGATATCAAATTAGTGCGCGATTTTAAATTAACAAACCCAATCATCTTTTGCAGCGCCGCACAAATACAACAAGCTACAATTGCTTTGATGATTAATTCGATTGAAGCGATGCCAAGTAGCGGAACTTTAACAATTAAAATGTTCGATACCGATGCCGATCATATCTCCATTCAAATTACGGATACAGGCCACGGAATACAGAGTGAAATACAGGAACAAATATTTGAACCATTCTTTACAACCAAAGAAGATGGCAAAGGTGTGGGATTGGGGCTATCGGTAGTTTATGGAATCGTAAACGCACACAAGGGTAAAATAACAGTTGACTCGGTTGTGGGACAGGGAACAACATTTAATATTGTGTTGCCACGGGAAAATAAAAACAGACAAACATAA